The segment GCGGTATAGTCTTTGTCCACATAAAGCACCCAGCCGTAAGTATCCAAATACGTGTCTTCGTTAGGCGCGATTTCTACAAGTTTTTCACCCATTTTGCGGGCTTTGCCCAAATGGTCTTTGCGCAAGGACAGATAATAGCTGTAATTGTTCAGCACGTGGGCGTTTTTATCGTCAATTTTTAGCGCAGCGTCATACGATTCGTCCGACTTTTTGTAGTCTTTGGTAGAATGATACGCGTCGCCGAGTTGCGCGTAAATGTCCAATAGCATTTTATCATTGCCGAAGGCCAAACGTCTGCTTTGTTCTAAGGCTGTAATGGCTTTCAGATAATTTTTTTGAATCAAATGCGCCAAGCCATTGTAATACCAAAAGGCCACATTATTCGGGAAATATTCTAAAGCGGCTTCCGTGTGCTTAGCTGTGCTGTCAAACTCATTATTTTCCAAATCCGTTTCCACGATATTAGCCCACAAATTATCGTTGTTGGCATCTAATTTGGCCGAAAGAAGATATTGTTGGCGGGCTTCTTTCTTTTGGTCAGCCAATTTCAGAAAATCGCCATAAGAGGCTAAAGCGCGGCTACTGTTCGGGTGCGTGCTGACGATTATGCGCGAAAGTTTCAATACAAATTCTTTTTCTTCGGGAGTAGAAAATCCTCTAACACGATACATATCAAGGATTTGTATTTTTTCGTCAGCCTCCAACTCCCCATTTTCAAACGCCATCGTCAAATAGTCGTTGGCTTCTTTGGTTTTGCCTTGGCTTCTATAAATATCCGAAAGAAGCAGTTGGGCGTGTGGCTCGTCTGGAAACTGCACCAGTGTTTGTTTTGCCAGTTTTTCCGACTCTTCTATTTTGTTGTTGGCGGCCAAAAGCTCGGCCAAACTTACCTGATAAAGTGGCTCGTCGGGATAGGATTCCATGAGTTTACGGCCTTCTTTTACGGCATCGTCGAGGCGGTTGGTGCGCAAATAAATCTGTTGGCGCGAACGCGAAATTTCTTCGCTTAGTCCTGTTTCTTTTTCCAAACGGTCATATACTTTCAATGCGTCTTTGTATTGCCCATCGTTGATGTACGCGCCAGCCTGCAAGTAATAATATTCGATGTCCGAAGGATACTTCTTGGTCAGTTGCGTGTAGATTTTGGCCGCATCAGCAAAGCGGTTTTGCTTTTCGTAGATTTGCGCCAAAAGCGTATAATAATAGGCGTTGGAATCGTCAAGCTTGAGTGCTTTTTCCGCGTCGGCGACTGCTTCAGGCACTCTATTTTTTTTCAACTTAATTTCAGCCATTTTAAAATACGCCGCCGCATTGTCAGGCGTGTATTGCAATACTTTTTCCAGCGAAGAGAGGGCTTTGTCGTAGTTTTCGAGTAGGTCATATTTCATGGCCTCTACAAAATTTTCTTCTGCTGCCGTGCGATTAGCTGCCGAAACGTCGCCTTTGCGGGCGCGTTGTGCTTGTGTGGGAGTGCTCACAGCCAACATACTGGCCAAGAACGCCGCCGCTAACCATTTACGAGATATATAACCAGTTTTCAGATTCAAAGTAAAATTAATTGGATAGACTACAAAAAACGTTGCGAAATGTATCGCAGTTTTGGCAATAATACAAACCGTTTAACACAAATTAAGCCTTAGAACGCTTGTTGCGTATCCTAAACATTTTGATAAGTGCAGGAATATATTCCTCGGTTGTATTGATGGCCACATAATTAATTTGATTTTTCTTACAAAACGATTCGAGCTGCGCTTTATTTTGGCTAAACTGCTCACTCAGGCCGCCCACAAACTGCGCCGAGGAGGTATTAACCCAAACGGTTTTACCGCGTTCCTTGTCGTAAAGGGGAATAATGCCCAGTTTTGGAAAATTCGTTTCACGCGCATCGGTTACGTGTACTATCACCAAATCGTGCCGACGGGCTAAGGCTTTGAGGGCGTGCTCGTAGTTTTGGTCAATAAAATCAGAAATCAGGATGATAACACTTCGGCGGCGAATAATGTTCAACGCCATATAAATAGCCGTGTTAAGATTGGTTTTGAGCGAAGCGGGTTTGAGCGTAAAAATACTCGTAATGATGCGGTACGCGTAATGCAAGCCTTTGCCCGCCTTGATGTATTTCTCTTTTTTATCCGAAAAACAAAGCGCACCCACATGGCTACCTTCCTTCACGGCAGACAGTGCCAACACGCCGCAAATTTCGCGGCAAACGTCCAATTTTTTGCGTTGCGTGTTGCCGATTTCCTGCGAGGCACTCACGTCCAGCAAGAAAAATACGGTTTGTTCTTTTTCTTCCTTGAATGTTTTTACATACGTTCCGTCGCCTTTGGCACTTACGTTCCAGTCGATCGTTCGCACGTCGTCGCCGTATTGGTATTCGCGCACGTCATTAAATTCCAACCCTGTTCCTTTAAAAACGGAATGGTAATCGCCTTGCATTTGCGTATCTATTACCTTGCGAATTTGTATTTCAAACTTGCGAATTTTCTGCAAAATCTCTTTCATGCCAGCCTGTGGTTTGGGTGTAAAATTTACATTCGTTCCAATGCCTTCAGCTCTTGCTCAAAGCCGCCCGACAGAATCGGGAAACGACACCAACTCCGCGAATCTACATTAAAATCATCTAAATGAAACGATGGCGCAATACGTTCGCGTTTCCATTGGTTACGCGTCCATAGCCTGAAAAACTTGATAATGTGTGCTTTAAGCAAAACGTCATCTTCCAGATTTTGGGTGCGAAGCGCGGTGTAAACTTCCACAGGCGAGCGGCGGTCGCGAATGGCAACCACTTCTATTTCGCGCAAAATATGGTAAGGCATCAAATCTTTTTCGTCGGTTTGCACGCGTTCCAGCGGTCGCAATTCCGCCGAAGGTGCCAAATTGTTTACATAATTTAAGCCATAATAGCCCAAATATTGCTCCGCCCAAACGAGCCAATGACGGATAAAATCTTTGTCCACGCCTGCAATCGGCGCAATACTGCCCGACGTGTCGCCGTCCATTGTGGCATAGCCAACATCGCCTTCGCTGCGGTTGGAAGTGGTGATAAGCAAGGCGTTACGCACATTGGTCAGCAGCCAAATGATAGGCGAACGGCTACGGGCTTGTATGTTTTGCAAGGCGATGTCGTCGTGTTCCCATGTGAGGGCGCGGCCAATGGCATTTTCTATTTTTTGGGTATAAGAAATTACTTCTTCATCTATTTTCCATTCATAAAATAAAGCTCCCACCGAATCGGCCAAGCTTTTAGCAGAAGCAAAAGTATCTTCTGAGGAGTTGCGCGTACCCTGATACGCACACGTAAGCAACTGTTTTACAATGGCTTTTTCCAAGATTTCGCCATGAAGTCCCGCCAACGGTTCGGTATTCAGCCACGTTATTTTTTGCAAAAAGCCTTCCAACTCGATTTCGGCTAAGGCGCGATGTACCATTTCGGCCACCAACACGGCGCAAGCCGACGAGTCCGCGCCACCACTCAACGACAGTACAAAACCTTTGCTGTGGCTTTTGCGCATATAGTCGAAAAGTGCCAACGGAACGGCTTCGGCAAACTCCGTAAATTTGTCTTGGTCGTCGTCATTGAGCGGCAAAACAGGCGTAAGGCTCGCGTCTGTCAGGTGCACAGGTGCACTCACCAAGTTTACATTTTTATAAGAAAAACGGTTGTTGCGCTGCACCAAATGGCCGTTTTGCGCAATCATAATTTCTCCGTCATAAATCATGCGGCCAGCTTCATTGCCCAACAAATTGACATACAAATAAGTACAGTTCATTTGCTGGCTGCCGCCGACCACGATTTTTTCACGGATTTTGGTTTTGCCAAAAGCACAATGACTAGCACTCGGATTCAGGACGAGTTTTACGCCGTGTTTTTCGCAATGCTCCAACCCAGGTCGCAAGTTGCCGCGCCAAGCGTCTTCGCATATTTCAAAGCTGATTTTCAGGCCATTTACATCATAAACTACATCGCCAAACGGATATTTTTGGCCTTGCCATTCCCATTCGATGCGTTTGTGTGTAGGCCAAGCCGTAAACCAACGCGGTTCGTAGTGCACGCCTTCATTAGCCAAAAATTGCTTGGCCGAAATGCCCAATAACTGCCCGTTGTGAATCAGAGCGGCACAATTGTAAGTAAGTCCTTCGAGGCGAATGGGCAAACCTACGCTTACGGTAATGCCCTGACACAGTGGCACGATGTCGGCCAATTGCTCAAGGGCTTTGGCGGGTAGCCATTCGGAAAGGAAAGTATCTTCGCAGCCATAACCCGAAATACATAGTTCGGGAAGGCAAAGAACGGCTATTTTTTCGCGGCGAGCCTGCTCGATGGCTTCTGCAATGTTATTGAAATTACCTGTCCAGTCGAATGGGGTTTGGTTCAGGGCTGCGCCTGCGATGTATGTGAGGGAGTTAGGCATTAACTTCTGAAATTTCGGGAATAAATTATTTGTAGGCCGTACTCAAATCAAAGAAACCAAAAGATGATTGGTAGGCTTTGAACAAATTGACCATATATTGATTGTAAGACGTGGAAAGTGCCGCGTACATTTTGGCTTTGATGCGTGCGTCGCGCTCAAATACCGCCAATAAATTGGCTTGCGGCAACACATACATTTCGGCTACTTCGCTGGTAACGATGGCATTATAAATGCGTTTGGCATTGGGAATAAGTGAATTGTCGCCCAACGTTTGATGGGTACTTACACTGGTCAGATATTCGGTTTTGTCGCTTAGGGTAATGCTAAGTGAAATCTGGCCTTTTTGGATAATGTACAAGGCCTGACTTGGGTCGTTACGAAAAAAAACAACCTCATTTTCTTTGTATTGGCGCAAATACAAATACGGCAGAAAGTTATACAATTCGTCTTGCGTAAGCTCGCTAAAAAGTGTTGCTTTTTGCAAAAAACGAAAAATATCTAACTCTTCTGCGTTATATGATTTTCGAAAGGGATTGAGCATCTGGTAATTATAAGTAAGGATAGTAAATTGAAAATATCGCGGCGGTAAATGACTGATTTTATTCTATAAAATGCGCTACCGCAAAGGCCGCCGCTGCCGCCAATGTACCGATAAGTGTAACTTTCACAGCACCCCAAACAGGAGGCTGGCCAGTCATTTTACTTTTGAAATAACCGAAAGCAAACAAACACAACAGCGTCACCGCACACGAATACATCAGGCCATGCAGCGCGTCTTGTGCAAAGAAATAGGGCGTAAGCGGAATAATACCGCCAATAGCATACGAAAGCCCAATGGTGAGGGCACTTTTGCGGGCACGGTTCACGTCGGGTTTTTCGAGACCAAGCTCGTAGCGCATCATAAAATCCACCCATTTATCTTTGTCTTTGGCCAGTTCTTCTACTACAAGTTCTTGAGAATGAGGGCTAAGGCCCCATTCGGCAAAAATTTCGCGTATTTCGGCTTTTTCGCGTTCGGGCAAATGCTCCACTTCCCAGTATTCGCGTTTGAGTTCGGCGGCATAGTGTTCTTGTTCGGTTTTGCCCGCCAAATAGCCACCTAATCCCATGGCAATAGATCCCGCCACGATTTCGGCAATACCTGCTGTAGTTACAATGTTCGTACTGGCGACAGCACCACTAAGACCCGCCGAAAGCGCAAAAGGAACAGTAAGCCCATCAGACATACCAATAACAACATCAGTGATAAATTGTGAACTGGTAAGATGCTCTTCTTTGTGTGGGTGCGAATGATGTTGCATATTTTTATGAAAAATAAAATAAAAAATATTGTTTGGTCAATTAAATTCAAAACAGACGACAGAAACAAAATTACAACAGATATATTGGCTATTCAAAATTTATTTATAGATTGGCGCAATATTCTCTTACTGTTTTCTCTTGCGTAAAAAAATATTATGAAAACTTCTACGGGACGTTTATTTAGTAATTTGGTATTGAGTTGGGCGGCAATAGCTGCTTTGCAGGCGTGTTCGGGCGGCAGTAACGAGCAAAAAGCCGTTAAAGAAATAAAATTAGATACGGTGCAAACGGCTGAAATTTCCGAGAAATTAGAAACGAGTATTTCAAATTTGCCATCACCCGTGGACGTGGTAACACAACTTAGTTTGTCTAAAGTTTCGTACAAGCACGAATGGCTTAGCAACCCGAATCATGCAACAAATTATTATGCAACTCCCACCAAACAAGCCCTGAATTTGGGTGTTTACATGGCGGATTTGGGTTATACTTGTTCTTATTTTCAGGTGCAAGATGCGGTAAATCGTTTGGCCTCAACCAAAAAATTATCGGAAGAACTTTCGATGCTAAACAACTATGAGACATCGTTGATGACGCGCTTTGAGTCTAATCTTAAAAATAGAGATTCGCTCATTAATATTGTACGCGAAGTGTATTATTCGGCAGACGATTATTTGCGCAAAAATAAACGCGCTGATGTGGCGGCCATTATGCTCACAGGAGCTTGGGCGGAAGGCCTGTATCTTTCCACGCAAGTGAACAAGTCGTTCCCTAAGTCCATGGCGGATTCTACGCAACACAAAGCACATAAATCCATTATGGCACAGATTGGTTACCAGAAAAAAACTTTACCATACTTAATTTCCGCACTAGAAAAAATTCATTCGGAGTCGGATTTGAAGGAAATTATTGACAAACTCAAGATCATGGAAGGTACTTTTGCGAAAGTAGAAATAAAGGATCCTGCGCTTAACGATACGCTTCCAGATATTACCAAACTCAGCGACGCAGGCGAAATTACAGACATTACAGTACTGGGCATTGCTAATAATGTGGCGATTACGCCAGAGGTAGTAGCCGAAATTACAAAAGAAGTAGAAGAATTGCGGGAGTTGATTATCAGCAAATAACGCAGTAACGACATCTCTTATTATACCTAAAAGCGGTTGGTTTTGTATAAAAGCCAATCGCTTTTGCTATATGTGTCGAATATTCTTTTGAAAACAATGTAATTTTTAGCTTTATTGGTTAGGAATATAGCAAATAAATATCATGTTTCATCTGAATCAATGTATCAATTACCTCCATATTCAAAAAAAAGTAAAAAAAATAGCCGTTAAATTGTGTATATTTTTGAAGAAATTACTAATATTATGCCCTAATCGCCGATGTAAGGTTGTGAAGGCGTTTTCATCGGTGAGGTTTTCCTTTTCATACGTTTTTTGTACAGATTTTTTAAGCCTTAAAAGGTTATGGCTAAACTCAAAAATATTATAAAGCAATTATCCGCCAACGATTATGTAGCCATTTACGATTCGTTGTTGGCCAGTAACGCCGAAAAGTCAGCGCATTTGCTGCGTTATATTCGCGAAAAGCAAATGTCTGATGCCAAAATAATGGAGGAGCTGGACGTAAACACCAACGCATACTATACTTTGCGTTCGCGTCTGAACCAAAAAATTGAGGAGTATTTGCTCCAACAAATGGAAAATCCGCGCACGGATTTGCTTAAAAAAGTGGCCAACATTAGTGAAATCGTTTTTACCAAGAAACGCGCTATTGCTATTGCCACACTCAAGAAACTGGAAAAGGAGTTGCTCGATTATGACTTGTCGAACGAGCTGACAATTATCTATAAGACACTCAAGAAGTTACACATCAACACGCCAGACCATTTCACTTATTCGCAGCTCTACAACCGCCATGTGGCGTATATGTTGGCTGTGGACAAATCCGAAGATTTGTTGGCAGAATACTTCAAAAAATATGGTAACTATACCATGACGGGTAGCGACATCGACAAGTTCGAACTTTCACTTCTGAACAAAGAAATCGCTAATTTGGGTGGCTTGTATCAGTCGCACCGCTTGTATGTGTATCAGAGTTGTTGCAGCATTTTTCATCGTCTTTTTGTAGATAAAAATGAAAATGAAGCCGCTGATGCTGAGCCAATTGAGGATATTCTTAACAACGTAGAAAAGATATTTGAAACCTACTATCTAGATGCCATTTACTATAACTTGAAAATAGTATTTGAATTTTTGAAGTTGGAATATTATACGCACTACAAAGTATATCGCAAGGCTGAAAAGTATTTTGAAGACCTCAATATTAAGACAGGTTTGTTGTTGGCCAACTACAGTTTGTACAGCTATCCAGCGCAATTCTTGCTTACCAAAATCGACCGCCATGTACGTGCCGATACGGAGCATTTGTTGTACGAAGAAAACAAGCAGCTTTTTGCGGAATACGATTCGGACGCAAATGACTTGCCAAAATACATGACTTACGTGGTATATCGTGCCTTAAGTTGCTTCTATGCAGATCGTTACGAAGAGGCGGCACGTTGGCTGAACAATATGCTCAACGACCTTAGTCTTAAAAAATATGGTCAGGCACAAATTGAAATTAAATTGTTCCTGACACTGCAATACTGTATGCTCAATGATTACGATTTGTTTAACCAATCCATCAACAGCATACAACGCCAAATCCGTCTGACGGGCAAGGAAAGCAGCGAGCATATTTCATTGTTTATCAAGATTTTGAAAGCAGCACTCGGCGACAACAAACGAGCCAAAGCCGCTAAAATCAGAAGTTTGGTAGAGAAGCTTAAACAACAAAATGTAAATCACTTCTCGCCAATCAAACATTTGAAATTAGACGAAAAATTTATCAATAAATTGCTATAACAAAACATTTGCATACACGACAGTATTTCTGTATTTTTCGGAAACACTGTCGTGTTTTTTTATTTTTTACATCAATTTAATTCAATGAAATTACATACCATCAATACAGGCCATTTTAAGCTCGACGGCGGTGCAATGTTTGGGGTAGTTCCCAAAAGTATTTGGAATAAAAGCAATCCCGCTGACGAGAATAATTTATGTTCGTGGGCGATGCGTAGCCTGTTGATAGAAGACGGTAACCGTCTGATACTGATAGATAATGGAATGGGCGACAAACAAGACGCTAAATTTGTATCACATTATTATTTGCACGGAACGGATAGCTTGCACGGCAACCTGAAAAGTGCAGGATTTCAGGCTTCTGACATTACGGATATGTTCCTGACACACTTGCATTTTGACCACTGCGGCGGCGGTGTGGCTTATAATGGAGACAAGCTCGAACTGGTTTTCAAAAATGCGACATACTGGTCGAATGAAGCGCATTGGGATTGGGCTGTGCGTCCAAATCCACGCGAAAAAGCCAGCTTCTTAAAAGAAAACATTATGCCTATGCAAGAAAGCGGGCATCTGAAAATGGTATCGCCTCAATCCAGTCCATTTGACGGCATTGACATATTATTTATGGACGGACATACCGAAAAACAAATGTTGCCGCTTATTTCTTACAAAGGGCGTAAAATCGTATTTGCAGCTGATTTGATTCCGTCGGTAGGACATATTCCACTGCCTTACGTCATGGGCTACGACACGCGCCCACTTCAAACAATGGTAGAAAAAGAAGCTTTGCTCAATAAAGCCGTAGAGGAAGACTATATCCTTTTCTTTGAACACGACCCCGTAAATGAGTGTGCGACACTGCAACGCACCGACAAAGGAGTTCGCGTGAAAGAAACGTTCAAATTGTCAGAATTATAATATTCTGTTTTACGATAGATTTATCCAACTTTAAATATTGCATTTTCGGATCAAATAGTTGCCAAGTAAGTTGTCTTTGGGCAACTATTTTCCGAAAAGTTTTATTGCTATTTCGGATTAAAAATTACTTTATAGAGCAGCAATAGATTTTGTAATATTAGTAGAGAATTGCGTTATTGCTTTAGTGGTAAAGAAACACAATCAATCTTTTTTGTATGAGTAGGCTGCTTTTAAGTTGTTGTTTGGTACTTTGGCCATTAGTGGAGCTTTTGGCCTTGTCGCCCGACAGCTTGTTGAGGATTTTGCCAGAACAATCTGACACAGCAAAAATATATACGCTCAACCAATTGGCTAAGGCCTATAAATCAGACTCTGTAACGCGCTCTTTGGAGTACGCCCAAAAGGCATTGCTCTTAGCCGAAGAATTAGCCGACACTAATGGGCTAATTGCTTCTCATAATAGCATTGGCGAATATTATTTGGAAAAAGGAGAATACGCCAAAGCACAAACGAGCTTTGCCCAAAGCCTGTTTCTATCTAAAAAAATACATGATATTTTTCTGCAAGCTGTTGCCAAAGCCAAACTGGGTGTAGTGTGTTATTACAATAATCAATACCCACAAGCCTTTGATTATCAGATGTCAGCATTAAGAATATTTCGCAATAATGGTGCACTGGCGCAGCAAGCCGAATGCATGAGTGCCTTGGGGTATATTCTGGACAAACAAGGCTATCAGGAAAAAGCATTGCATTATTACTGGGATGCGTTGCGTCTTCGCCAGAAAGTAGGCCAACCCAACGATATAGCCAAATCACTCAATGCCATTGGCGACTTTCATTATTTTCACAAGGAATATGCGGAGGCTCTTAGATATTATATCCAATCGTATAACCTTAGCAAGACAGCTGATAATGCAAAAGGCGTAGCCATTGCCCTCAATAATATGGGAATGGTGTACATAGAGCAAGGACGCTACGATGAGGCCGTTTCGCATTTATTCGAATCGTTGAGCAAAAAGAAAAAAATTGGCAATAAAAAAGAGATTGCTATCACCTTAACCAATATAGCACAACTATACGCCCGCCAGAAAAAGTATCCAGAATCGCATGAGTATTTTAGACAGGCTTTGACGCTTCAGGAATTTCTGTCCGACAAAAGTAGTTTGTTGCGCACCTATAAATTATTGGGCAAGGTTTATTTGGAAAATAAAGAATACGAACAAGCCATTATTTCTTTCCAAAGAGCATTGGATTTGGCCCAAACACTCCATTCTGCGGCATACAAACAAGAAACCTACGAGTTGATGGGAGAAGTATATTTGGCGCAGGATAAGGCACAAGAATTTCTAAAATACTATAAGCTGGCACAGCAGTTTCACGATTCACTGCAAAATGAGGCTCAATTGGTGCGTATTCACGAAATGCAAATCGAATATGAGCGAGAAGAAAGCAGGGAAAAAATACGCGTTTTGCGTAAAGAACAAGAAACACAGCGCATCGCTTTAGAAAACGAGAAAACTACCAAACGCGCTTTGTTTGTGGGCGTGGTATTAGCTTCGGTATTGATGGGTCTGATTTATATGTTTTATCGATTAAAAATAGATGCAACCCAGAAACTTGAGCTACAAAATGAGCTGATACTCAGACAAAATACAGAGCTAAATGCTGCCAATCAAGAATTACAGTCTCTAAACAAAAATTTGCAAGAGTCGGAAGTGGCTTTGCGCCGCTCCAACGATACCAAGAATAAATTTTTCTCTATTATTTCGCATGATTTGCGCGGCCCATTGGCTACACTTTCTTCGTTTTTGAGTCTGCTTATTCGTTTCAACGACAAACTGACCAAAGAAGAGTTGGCGGTGTTGGCCGCAGACATCGAAAAGTCGCTCAAAAATGTCTCCATGCTGTTGGATAACCTGTTGCAATGGTCGCAAGCGCAAATGAATGTGATTGCCTTTAGGCCTGAGCCTTTGTCTTTGGCAGAAAAGGTTTCCGAGACGCTTAGTCTTCTGACGGCCAACGCACAGCGCAAAAATATCATGCTGACGGCTGGCGAAATGGGAAACTGTACAGTTTTGGCCGACAAAGGAATGTTTGATTTTGTTTTGCGTAACCTTATCAGTAATGCCATTAAGTTTACGCCACCTTCTGGGCACATCAAAGTAGAGTTGCGCACCAGTACGTCTTTTGCGTTTATCTCCGTTGCGGATACGGGAGTAGGCCTTAGCGACCAGCAATACGAACGTTTGTTTAACCTGACGCGTATTTCTACGATTGGCACGCAAGGAGAAACTGGCACGGGTTTAGGGCTTATTTTGTGTAAAGAATTTGTAGAAAAACACGGCGGCCATATCGAGGTAAAACGCCTTACTGTCGGAACTGTCTTTACATTCTCTATACCGTTGGCAACTACTGTTGTGATATAATAAAAAAAACGCGGCTTCTCTGCATCAAATACAGAAAAGCCGCGTTATGGTGACCTTACCGGGAATCGAACCTGGATCTTGAGTTCCGGAGACTCACGTACTATCCATTGTACTATAAGGCCAGTACCGAAAAAGTAGCCTCGACGGGAATCGAACCCATATCAAAAGTTTAGGAAACTTCTATTCTATCCATTGAACTACGAGGCCGCTAAATGAGGCCGCAAAACTAAGTATCTGTTTCGGTAATTAAAAGAACTTTTTGAGGATACTATCAAAAAAACATTAAAATAATAATCAAGAAGTATAGCCCCAAAATCGTATAAATCGCTTTTCACATATCAACATTCGCCATAAAAAAGCCCGTCGCACATCGGCAACAGGCTTTTGATTTACATAGGTGAAGTTTGTTTGTATGGTAATATTTTATGATTGAACCTCAAAAGCTACTCCGATACGGCGCAGTTCAAAAGATTCTTTGATTTCGTCCAAAATTGCAGGGTCATCAATCGTAGATGGCACGGCAAACGGTTCACTATCCGCAATTTTACGAATAATTTTGCGTAAAATTTTACCCGAACGTGTTTTTGGTAAACGCTTCACCACAATCGCATTTCTGAAAAATGCTACTGCACCGATTTGCTCGCGCACTTTCTCCACAAGTTCGGCCTCCAACACTTCTGGTTCTATCGGGTGATTGTCTTTGATAACCACCAAACCCACAGGGCGTTGGCCGCGCAAACCGTCAGCGATACCCACAACGGCGCATTCTGCCACCGACAAGTGTCCCGCCAAGATTTCCTCCATTTCGGCAGTAGAAAGGCGATGGCCTGCCACATTGATTACGTCGTCTATACGACCCGTAATGTAGAAATAGCCGTCTTCGTCTTTATAGCCACCATCACCCGTGAGGTAATAGCCTCTGAACGTGTTCAAATAACTTTCTTTGAAACGCTCATCATCGTGCCACAAAAACGGAAACGCGCCTGGCCCCAAAGGCATCTGGATTACTACAAAACCTTCTTTGCCCGCAGGAAGCTCCGTACCGTCTTCGTCCATAATGCGCACATCGTAGCCGCTCACAGGCTTGCCAGGCGAACCCGCTTTTACTGGAAGTGCCTCTACACCAAGCATATTGGCCAACATCGGCGAACCAGATTCGGTTTGCCACCAGTGGTCAATCACAGGAATATTAAGATGTTGCTTTGCCCATTCGAGTGTAGCCACGTCGCAACGTTCGCCAGCCAAAAACAAAGTACGGAAATTACTCAAATCATATTTTTTGATAAACTCGCCTTCGCTGTCTTCTTTTTTGATGGCACGAATAGCCGTCGGAGCAGTAAAAAATACCGAAACTTTGTGCTCGGCAATCACGCGCCAGAACGTACCAGGGTCAGGTGTGCGCACTGGTTTTCCTTCAAAAACAATGGTCGTACAGCCATGAATCAGCGGCGCATAAACGATATACGAGTGCCCTACAGCCCAACCAATATCCGAAGCAGCCCAGAACGTTTCACCTGGTTTTACGTTATAAACGGCCTCCATGCTGTATTTCATCGCTACGGCATGGCCGCCATTGTCGCGCAAAATACCTTTTGGCTTGCCCGTAGTACCCGAAGTGTAAAGAATATACAATGGATCCCAAGCTTCCACAGGCACGCAATCAGCTGGAAGTGCTTTTTCAGCTACCTCTTTCCAGTCGTAGTCGTGACCTTCTTTGAGGTCGGCGGCAAGCATGGGGCGT is part of the Flexibacter flexilis DSM 6793 genome and harbors:
- a CDS encoding ATP-binding protein, encoding MSRLLLSCCLVLWPLVELLALSPDSLLRILPEQSDTAKIYTLNQLAKAYKSDSVTRSLEYAQKALLLAEELADTNGLIASHNSIGEYYLEKGEYAKAQTSFAQSLFLSKKIHDIFLQAVAKAKLGVVCYYNNQYPQAFDYQMSALRIFRNNGALAQQAECMSALGYILDKQGYQEKALHYYWDALRLRQKVGQPNDIAKSLNAIGDFHYFHKEYAEALRYYIQSYNLSKTADNAKGVAIALNNMGMVYIEQGRYDEAVSHLFESLSKKKKIGNKKEIAITLTNIAQLYARQKKYPESHEYFRQALTLQEFLSDKSSLLRTYKLLGKVYLENKEYEQAIISFQRALDLAQTLHSAAYKQETYELMGEVYLAQDKAQEFLKYYKLAQQFHDSLQNEAQLVRIHEMQIEYEREESREKIRVLRKEQETQRIALENEKTTKRALFVGVVLASVLMGLIYMFYRLKIDATQKLELQNELILRQNTELNAANQELQSLNKNLQESEVALRRSNDTKNKFFSIISHDLRGPLATLSSFLSLLIRFNDKLTKEELAVLAADIEKSLKNVSMLLDNLLQWSQAQMNVIAFRPEPLSLAEKVSETLSLLTANAQRKNIMLTAGEMGNCTVLADKGMFDFVLRNLISNAIKFTPPSGHIKVELRTSTSFAFISVADTGVGLSDQQYERLFNLTRISTIGTQGETGTGLGLILCKEFVEKHGGHIEVKRLTVGTVFTFSIPLATTVVI
- a CDS encoding MBL fold metallo-hydrolase; the encoded protein is MKLHTINTGHFKLDGGAMFGVVPKSIWNKSNPADENNLCSWAMRSLLIEDGNRLILIDNGMGDKQDAKFVSHYYLHGTDSLHGNLKSAGFQASDITDMFLTHLHFDHCGGGVAYNGDKLELVFKNATYWSNEAHWDWAVRPNPREKASFLKENIMPMQESGHLKMVSPQSSPFDGIDILFMDGHTEKQMLPLISYKGRKIVFAADLIPSVGHIPLPYVMGYDTRPLQTMVEKEALLNKAVEEDYILFFEHDPVNECATLQRTDKGVRVKETFKLSEL
- a CDS encoding propionyl-CoA synthetase; translation: MKNYQQEFDASVNDREVFWKEKAANIDWYKFPEKIVSKDPKDFWRWYEGGSLNTAYLCLDYHVANGRAEQTALIYDSPVTKTQKKFTYRELQTQVAKFAGALRDLGVEKGDTVIIYMPMVPEAIVGMLACARLGAIHSVVFGGFAPHELALRIDDARPKVILSASCGIEFDKVIPYKPLLDRAIDEAFFKPKAAVILQRPMLAADLKEGHDYDWKEVAEKALPADCVPVEAWDPLYILYTSGTTGKPKGILRDNGGHAVAMKYSMEAVYNVKPGETFWAASDIGWAVGHSYIVYAPLIHGCTTIVFEGKPVRTPDPGTFWRVIAEHKVSVFFTAPTAIRAIKKEDSEGEFIKKYDLSNFRTLFLAGERCDVATLEWAKQHLNIPVIDHWWQTESGSPMLANMLGVEALPVKAGSPGKPVSGYDVRIMDEDGTELPAGKEGFVVIQMPLGPGAFPFLWHDDERFKESYLNTFRGYYLTGDGGYKDEDGYFYITGRIDDVINVAGHRLSTAEMEEILAGHLSVAECAVVGIADGLRGQRPVGLVVIKDNHPIEPEVLEAELVEKVREQIGAVAFFRNAIVVKRLPKTRSGKILRKIIRKIADSEPFAVPSTIDDPAILDEIKESFELRRIGVAFEVQS